The Myxococcota bacterium genome has a segment encoding these proteins:
- a CDS encoding sulfatase-like hydrolase/transferase, which produces MSDARARRGPWPGFGIAAVQLFGACGFAVAQPLFDVLARHAPFLVAHGARPGEVVALAALALLAPTLGALAPVAVARALGERAAAAALALAIGALAAATALPPLHRAPALAFLGATGAAGVAAALGAGAAALYRRSALARRFATLLGAAPLVFATLFLLAGPVARLVVDTAGDARAAASHVRSDAPIVVVVLDEFGLSALLDREGHIDAVRYPAFAALARTSTWYRGARAVHTSTLHAVPSIATGRFPDPALLPRAADHPENLFALFAASHAMHVVESQTMLFEPEAGARASREPGAFRALAADAALVYLHVLLPPAWAARLPSIGETWGRFRETTDRDRQLAVFGRKAVFEGFVDRKARVDAFVEGLGACGRACLHFLHVLLPHRPWEYLPSERRIVPWDSPGLGKQERFGDDAWLVDQAEQQYLLQVGAVDAMLARVRARLEALGTWDDAAVVVLADHGVSFRPGASMRWLDDGAAIEDVVRIPMFVKAPGQRAGAVVDEPVLTVDVLPTLARAVGVAVPWRVDGCAIASDAEARACERADATGARRRVVDRDDRAHEVPDDLATRGEGLQHRLALFGAGDDDAYAFGPHRELVGVRVAERAGDAPARFAARFDRAAVEALARDPDGVSLARITVFLRHADGSPAAADERVPLAFAVDGVVRAVGWARAHAAGSLVARAIVPEAALAPGSHRLSVHVVASEDGRSQPVLEAAGETEVVVP; this is translated from the coding sequence GTGAGCGACGCGCGCGCGCGGCGGGGCCCGTGGCCCGGCTTCGGGATCGCGGCCGTCCAGCTGTTCGGCGCGTGCGGCTTCGCGGTCGCGCAGCCGCTCTTCGACGTGCTCGCGCGCCACGCTCCGTTCCTCGTCGCGCACGGAGCGCGACCGGGCGAGGTCGTCGCGCTCGCCGCGCTCGCGCTCTTGGCGCCGACGCTCGGCGCACTCGCGCCGGTCGCCGTCGCGCGCGCGCTCGGCGAGCGCGCCGCCGCGGCCGCACTCGCGCTCGCCATCGGCGCGCTCGCGGCCGCGACCGCCCTGCCGCCGCTCCACCGCGCACCGGCGCTCGCGTTCCTCGGCGCGACGGGGGCGGCGGGCGTCGCCGCGGCGCTCGGCGCCGGAGCCGCCGCGCTCTACCGGCGGAGCGCGCTCGCGCGCCGCTTCGCGACGCTCCTCGGCGCGGCGCCGCTCGTCTTCGCCACGCTCTTCCTGCTCGCGGGGCCGGTTGCCCGGCTCGTCGTCGACACCGCGGGCGACGCGCGCGCGGCCGCGAGCCACGTGCGATCGGACGCGCCGATCGTCGTCGTCGTGCTCGACGAGTTCGGCCTCTCCGCCCTGCTCGACCGCGAGGGCCACATCGACGCCGTCCGCTACCCGGCGTTCGCCGCCCTCGCGCGCACGAGCACCTGGTATCGCGGCGCGCGCGCCGTGCACACGTCGACGCTGCACGCCGTGCCGTCGATCGCCACGGGACGATTCCCCGACCCGGCGCTCCTCCCGCGCGCGGCCGACCATCCCGAGAACCTCTTCGCGCTGTTCGCCGCGAGCCACGCGATGCACGTCGTCGAGTCGCAGACGATGCTCTTCGAGCCCGAGGCGGGTGCCCGAGCGTCGCGCGAGCCCGGCGCCTTCCGCGCGCTCGCGGCCGACGCGGCGCTCGTCTACCTGCACGTGCTGCTGCCGCCCGCCTGGGCCGCGCGCCTGCCGTCGATCGGCGAGACGTGGGGACGCTTCCGCGAGACGACCGATCGCGACCGTCAGCTCGCCGTGTTCGGCCGCAAGGCCGTGTTCGAGGGGTTCGTCGATCGCAAGGCGCGCGTCGATGCCTTCGTCGAGGGTCTCGGCGCCTGCGGCCGCGCGTGTCTCCACTTCCTGCACGTGCTGCTCCCGCACCGGCCGTGGGAGTACCTGCCGAGCGAGCGGCGCATCGTGCCGTGGGATTCGCCGGGCCTCGGCAAGCAGGAGCGCTTCGGCGACGACGCGTGGCTCGTCGACCAGGCCGAGCAGCAGTACCTGCTCCAGGTGGGCGCGGTCGACGCGATGCTCGCGCGCGTGCGCGCGCGGCTCGAAGCGCTCGGGACGTGGGACGACGCGGCGGTGGTCGTGCTCGCCGACCACGGCGTGTCGTTCCGGCCGGGTGCTTCCATGCGCTGGCTCGACGACGGCGCGGCGATCGAGGACGTCGTCCGCATCCCGATGTTCGTGAAGGCGCCGGGACAGCGCGCGGGCGCCGTGGTCGACGAGCCGGTGCTCACCGTCGACGTCCTGCCGACGCTCGCGCGCGCGGTCGGCGTCGCGGTTCCGTGGCGCGTCGACGGATGCGCGATCGCGAGCGACGCGGAGGCGCGCGCGTGCGAGCGGGCCGATGCGACGGGAGCGCGTCGACGCGTGGTGGACCGCGACGACCGCGCCCACGAGGTTCCCGACGATCTCGCGACGCGAGGCGAGGGTCTGCAGCACAGGCTCGCGCTGTTCGGCGCGGGCGACGACGACGCCTACGCGTTCGGCCCGCACCGCGAGCTGGTCGGCGTGCGCGTCGCGGAACGGGCGGGCGACGCGCCCGCCCGCTTCGCCGCGCGCTTCGACCGCGCGGCCGTCGAGGCACTCGCGCGCGACCCGGACGGCGTCTCGCTCGCGCGCATCACCGTCTTCCTGCGCCACGCGGACGGAAGCCCGGCCGCCGCCGACGAGCGCGTTCCGCTCGCGTTCGCGGTGGACGGCGTCGTCCGCGCCGTCGGCTGGGCGCGCGCGCACGCGGCCGGCTCGCTCGTCGCGCGCGCGATCGTGCCCGAGGCCGCGCTCGCGCCCGGGAGCCACCGCCTTTCCGTCCACGTCGTGGCGAGCGAGGATGGTCGCTCGCAGCCCGTGCTCGAGGCCGCGGGCGAGACGGAGGTCGTCGTTCCATGA
- a CDS encoding acyltransferase → MSPGAWLDAHFLRRTSSSNEQVDALDGLRGIAVALVVASHLSNLGLHPLPGADFQGTGKYGVYLFFVLSAFLLTRPLVAPGAAFGGAAAWRRYAARRALRIFPLYWVVLAVNWGFTEVWPTQAFPSLTSEQWVRHMLLREGKGVYWTIPVELAFYLAIPVYALLVRALGGRLVPVTLATAAIVAASSALFPPGDTPNNSVWIGWYLPVFAAGSYAAFLDHRIPRARTLAGDAVAAAGLAAVVAAFPSVARAATGADVDKTFLHTAYLPFGIAWSAVVLGALRARGPLARALESRALRLAGVVSFSVYLWHVPVLRALAMLRIPQPQATAWLVVGASLALALGSYAAIERPFLRGPLARRLGRGRS, encoded by the coding sequence GTGTCGCCCGGCGCCTGGCTCGACGCGCACTTCCTGCGCAGGACATCGTCGTCGAACGAGCAGGTCGACGCGCTCGACGGGCTCCGCGGCATCGCCGTCGCGCTCGTCGTCGCGAGCCACCTGAGCAACCTCGGCCTGCACCCGCTCCCCGGCGCAGACTTCCAGGGCACGGGGAAGTACGGCGTCTATCTGTTCTTCGTGTTGAGCGCGTTCCTGCTGACGCGCCCGCTCGTCGCGCCCGGCGCCGCGTTCGGGGGCGCCGCGGCGTGGCGTCGTTATGCGGCGCGGCGCGCGCTCCGCATCTTCCCGCTCTACTGGGTCGTGCTCGCGGTGAACTGGGGGTTCACGGAGGTCTGGCCGACGCAGGCCTTCCCGTCGCTCACGAGCGAGCAGTGGGTGCGTCACATGCTGCTGCGCGAGGGCAAGGGCGTCTACTGGACGATCCCCGTCGAGCTCGCCTTCTACCTCGCGATCCCCGTCTACGCGCTGCTCGTGCGCGCGCTCGGCGGGCGGCTCGTGCCCGTCACGCTCGCGACGGCGGCGATCGTCGCGGCGTCGAGCGCGCTGTTCCCGCCCGGCGACACGCCCAACAACTCGGTGTGGATCGGCTGGTACCTGCCCGTGTTCGCGGCCGGCTCGTACGCCGCGTTCCTCGACCACCGGATTCCGCGCGCGCGCACGCTCGCCGGCGACGCGGTCGCCGCGGCCGGGCTCGCGGCCGTCGTCGCCGCGTTCCCGTCCGTCGCGCGCGCGGCGACGGGCGCGGACGTCGACAAGACGTTCCTCCACACCGCCTACCTGCCGTTCGGGATCGCGTGGAGCGCGGTCGTGCTCGGAGCCCTGCGCGCGCGCGGACCGCTCGCGCGCGCGCTCGAGAGCCGCGCGCTGCGCCTCGCCGGCGTCGTCAGCTTCAGCGTCTACCTCTGGCACGTGCCCGTGCTGCGCGCGCTCGCGATGCTCCGCATCCCGCAGCCGCAGGCGACCGCGTGGCTCGTCGTCGGCGCGAGCCTCGCGCTCGCGCTCGGCTCGTACGCGGCGATCGAGCGCCCCTTCCTGCGCGGGCCGCTCGCGCGCCGCCTCGGCCGGGGCCGGTCGTGA
- the glmS gene encoding glutamine--fructose-6-phosphate transaminase (isomerizing), whose translation MCGIVGIVGRERRAMDVLVDGLAKLEYRGYDSAGVAILSGGALEVRRAVGKLENLRRVLEADPVEGLVGIGHTRWATHGKPSERNAHPHRAGSVVLVHNGIIENYRELRAELEAAGREIASDTDTELIAHCIDAELASGVDLLGACRAASRRLTGSYAFAAISDRDPAHMIAAKQGGSPIILGMADGHTYLASDVPALLDHTRQVTFLDDGDFAVLSADGVQIVDADGRPVDRDVKAIEWNPVAAQKGGYDRFMQKEIFEQPRAITDTIGTRLDEQAALVDLDGIRFTRAEAEKIRGISLVACGTAYYACMVGRYMIEQIAGIPCDVDLASEFRYRKPVLGQDRIVIPVSQSGETADTLAALREGRSQGARILSVCNCRESSIARESDDVLYTHAGPEIGVASTKCFTTQVVALYLVALALGAARGRLSEDELRAHIRDLTRLPRMVEQVLQLDEHIQEIAHRHFKAHDFLFLGRGIMYPIALEGALKLKEISYIHAEGYAAGEMKHGPIALIDENMPVVVIATRGELHEKLVSNLEQVRARDGKVIAIATEGDREIVDKANDVVHIPHLGDFLTSILAVVPLQLLAYHVATRKGTDVDQPRNLAKSVTVE comes from the coding sequence ATGTGCGGGATCGTCGGAATCGTCGGGCGCGAGCGGCGCGCGATGGACGTGCTGGTCGACGGGCTCGCGAAGCTCGAGTACCGCGGCTACGACTCGGCGGGCGTCGCCATCCTCTCCGGCGGCGCACTCGAGGTGCGCCGCGCGGTCGGCAAGCTCGAGAACCTGCGGCGCGTGCTCGAGGCCGACCCGGTCGAAGGGCTCGTCGGCATCGGCCACACGCGCTGGGCCACGCACGGCAAGCCCTCCGAGCGCAACGCGCATCCCCACCGCGCGGGCTCGGTCGTGCTCGTGCACAACGGCATCATCGAGAACTACCGCGAGCTGCGCGCCGAGCTCGAAGCCGCCGGCCGCGAGATCGCGTCGGACACCGACACGGAGCTCATCGCGCACTGCATCGACGCCGAGCTCGCGAGCGGCGTCGACCTGCTCGGCGCCTGTCGCGCGGCGAGTCGCCGCCTCACCGGCTCCTACGCGTTCGCGGCGATCTCCGATCGCGACCCCGCGCACATGATCGCCGCCAAGCAGGGCGGCAGCCCGATCATCCTCGGCATGGCGGACGGGCACACGTATCTCGCGAGCGACGTTCCCGCGCTCCTCGATCACACGCGCCAGGTCACGTTCCTCGACGACGGCGACTTCGCCGTGCTCTCCGCCGACGGCGTGCAGATCGTCGACGCCGACGGCCGCCCGGTCGATCGCGACGTCAAGGCGATCGAGTGGAACCCCGTCGCCGCGCAGAAGGGCGGCTACGACCGCTTCATGCAGAAGGAGATCTTCGAGCAGCCGCGCGCGATCACCGACACGATCGGGACGCGCCTCGACGAGCAGGCCGCGCTCGTCGACCTCGACGGCATCCGCTTCACGCGCGCCGAGGCGGAGAAGATCCGCGGCATCTCGCTCGTCGCGTGCGGGACCGCGTACTACGCGTGCATGGTCGGGCGCTACATGATCGAGCAGATCGCGGGCATCCCGTGCGACGTCGACCTCGCGAGCGAGTTCCGCTATCGCAAGCCCGTCCTCGGCCAGGATCGCATCGTGATTCCCGTGTCCCAGTCCGGCGAGACGGCGGACACGCTCGCCGCGCTGCGCGAGGGCCGCTCGCAGGGCGCGCGCATCCTGTCCGTGTGCAACTGCCGCGAGTCGAGCATCGCGCGCGAGAGTGACGACGTGCTCTACACGCACGCGGGCCCCGAGATCGGCGTGGCGTCGACGAAGTGCTTCACGACGCAGGTCGTCGCGCTCTACCTCGTCGCGCTCGCGCTCGGCGCGGCGCGCGGGCGCCTCTCCGAGGACGAGCTCCGCGCGCACATCCGCGACCTGACGCGCCTGCCTCGCATGGTCGAGCAGGTGCTGCAGCTCGACGAGCACATCCAGGAGATCGCGCACCGCCACTTCAAGGCGCACGACTTCCTCTTCCTCGGGCGCGGCATCATGTATCCGATCGCGCTCGAGGGCGCGCTCAAGCTCAAGGAGATCAGCTACATCCACGCCGAGGGCTACGCCGCCGGCGAGATGAAGCACGGGCCGATCGCGCTGATCGACGAGAACATGCCCGTCGTCGTGATCGCGACGCGGGGCGAGCTGCACGAGAAGCTCGTGAGCAACCTCGAGCAGGTGCGCGCGCGCGACGGCAAGGTGATCGCGATCGCGACCGAAGGCGATCGCGAGATCGTCGACAAGGCGAACGACGTCGTGCACATCCCGCACCTCGGCGACTTCCTCACGTCGATCCTCGCCGTCGTGCCGCTGCAGCTGCTCGCGTACCACGTGGCGACGCGCAAGGGCACGGACGTCGACCAGCCGCGCAACCTCGCGAAGAGCGTGACCGTCGAGTAG
- a CDS encoding UvrD-helicase domain-containing protein — protein sequence MTFDFSEGGSSRAADAASLAAIVEGLNPAQREAVECTEGPLLVLAGAGSGKTRVLTSRIAHLIGGCGIPPDSILAVTFTNKAAGEMRERVEKMLGPVGDGLWLGTFHSVCVRILRRDIGHLGRSRGFVIYDESDSLGVVKEVLRRHRLDPKTHEPRRLRWRIDQWKNQGVLPARAVELANDIDDELSAELYVTYQRLLAEANALDFNDLLLLTVELFERNPEVLAHYQRRWQYVLVDEYQDTNRVQYQLVRLLADAHRNLCVVGDPDQSIYAWRGADIRNILDFERDYEDARVVKLEQNYRSTQPILTGASAVVQHNTGRRQKRMFTEREGGEAIRVFEAVDDREESQFVVRQVLDATRRGARKHGDFAVLYRTNAQSRAIEEELLKYDVPYAVVGGVRFYDRAEIKDVLAYLRLLVNPRDDQALRRIVNRPVRGIGKTTVERAEEVAAREGIGLLDALGRLVETGAAGTSAARVVAFLDLVAGLAREIEGARIDDALARVMERSGYLAALEKDGSPEAEGRLDNLKELLASAEDFHAANVLSPDDERGELELFLDQVALISDLDGYEQREERVSLMTVHSAKGLEYPCVLIVGMEEGIFPHASSSQSAEGIEEERRLFYVAMTRAMEQLWICHAGERRRYGGRSYQRPSRFLEELPEELVERIASRPTPRTRDARGWDGRGRRDGAGASGASGTTGDWDEPSFDYSFSQEGAEEASIRKGTRVRHPTFGLGTIVAVVGNGLEQKLRIKFDRVGVKTVMVRYANLELA from the coding sequence GTGACGTTCGACTTCTCGGAGGGCGGCTCGAGCCGGGCCGCGGACGCCGCCTCGCTCGCCGCGATCGTCGAGGGGCTGAACCCCGCGCAGCGCGAAGCGGTCGAGTGCACCGAGGGCCCGCTGCTCGTGCTCGCGGGTGCCGGCAGCGGCAAGACGCGCGTCCTCACGAGTCGCATCGCGCACCTGATCGGCGGCTGCGGCATCCCGCCCGACTCGATCCTCGCCGTCACGTTCACGAACAAGGCCGCCGGCGAGATGCGCGAGCGCGTCGAGAAGATGCTCGGGCCGGTCGGCGACGGCCTGTGGCTCGGCACCTTCCACTCCGTGTGCGTGCGCATCCTGCGGCGCGACATCGGCCATCTCGGCCGGTCGCGCGGCTTCGTGATCTACGACGAGAGCGATTCGCTCGGCGTGGTCAAGGAGGTGCTGCGACGCCACCGGCTCGACCCGAAGACGCACGAGCCGCGGCGTCTGCGCTGGCGCATCGACCAGTGGAAGAACCAGGGCGTGCTGCCCGCGCGCGCCGTCGAGCTCGCGAACGACATCGACGACGAGCTCTCGGCCGAGCTCTACGTCACCTACCAGCGCCTGCTCGCCGAGGCGAACGCGCTCGACTTCAACGACCTGCTGCTGCTCACCGTCGAGCTCTTCGAGCGCAACCCGGAGGTGCTGGCTCACTACCAGCGGCGCTGGCAGTACGTGCTCGTCGACGAGTACCAGGACACGAACCGCGTGCAGTACCAGCTCGTGCGGCTGCTCGCGGACGCGCACCGCAACCTGTGCGTCGTCGGCGACCCCGACCAGTCCATCTACGCGTGGCGCGGCGCCGACATCCGCAACATCCTCGACTTCGAGCGCGACTACGAGGACGCGCGCGTCGTCAAGCTCGAGCAGAACTACCGCTCGACGCAGCCCATCCTCACGGGCGCGTCGGCCGTGGTCCAGCACAACACGGGCCGCCGGCAGAAGCGCATGTTCACCGAGCGCGAGGGCGGCGAGGCGATCCGCGTCTTCGAGGCGGTCGACGACCGCGAGGAGTCGCAGTTCGTCGTGCGCCAGGTGCTCGACGCCACGCGGCGCGGCGCGCGCAAGCACGGCGACTTCGCCGTCCTCTACCGCACGAACGCGCAGTCGCGCGCGATCGAGGAGGAGCTGCTCAAGTACGACGTCCCGTACGCGGTGGTCGGCGGCGTGCGCTTCTACGACCGCGCCGAGATCAAGGACGTGCTCGCCTACCTGCGCCTGCTCGTGAACCCGCGCGACGACCAGGCGCTCCGGCGCATCGTGAACCGCCCGGTGCGCGGCATCGGCAAGACGACCGTCGAGCGCGCGGAGGAGGTGGCGGCGCGCGAGGGCATCGGGCTGCTCGACGCGCTCGGTCGCCTCGTCGAGACGGGCGCGGCGGGCACGAGCGCCGCGCGCGTCGTCGCCTTCCTCGACCTCGTCGCGGGGCTCGCGCGCGAGATCGAGGGCGCGCGCATCGACGACGCGCTCGCGCGCGTGATGGAGCGCAGCGGCTACCTCGCCGCGCTCGAGAAGGACGGGAGCCCCGAGGCGGAGGGCCGGCTCGACAACCTGAAGGAGCTGCTCGCGAGCGCCGAGGACTTCCACGCGGCGAACGTGCTCTCGCCCGACGACGAGCGCGGCGAGCTCGAGCTCTTCCTCGACCAGGTGGCCCTCATCTCCGACCTCGACGGCTACGAGCAGCGCGAGGAGCGCGTGTCGCTCATGACGGTGCACTCGGCGAAGGGCCTCGAGTACCCGTGCGTGCTGATCGTGGGCATGGAGGAGGGCATCTTCCCGCACGCGTCGTCCTCGCAGAGCGCCGAGGGCATCGAGGAGGAGCGCCGCCTCTTCTACGTCGCGATGACGCGCGCGATGGAGCAGCTGTGGATCTGCCACGCGGGCGAGCGGCGCCGCTACGGCGGGCGGAGCTACCAGCGGCCGTCGCGCTTCCTCGAGGAGCTCCCCGAGGAGCTGGTCGAGCGGATCGCGTCGCGTCCGACGCCGCGCACGCGCGATGCGCGCGGCTGGGACGGACGCGGTCGCCGCGACGGCGCGGGCGCATCCGGCGCATCGGGCACAACAGGCGACTGGGACGAGCCCTCGTTCGACTACTCCTTCTCGCAGGAGGGCGCCGAGGAGGCGTCGATCCGCAAGGGAACGCGCGTGCGCCACCCCACCTTCGGTCTCGGCACGATCGTCGCCGTCGTCGGCAACGGCCTCGAGCAGAAGCTGCGCATCAAGTTCGACCGCGTCGGCGTGAAGACCGTGATGGTCCGCTACGCGAACCTCGAGCTCGCCTAG
- the glmU gene encoding bifunctional UDP-N-acetylglucosamine diphosphorylase/glucosamine-1-phosphate N-acetyltransferase GlmU produces the protein MSPSPHPLAVVVLAAGKGTRMKSRRAKVLHELCGRPMLGHVLETASRVGGDRLIVVVGRDADEVRRTFEGRAEFVLQAEQKGTGHAVMQALPALEGHRGDVLVLYADTPLLREESLRAMRELRASANADLVMLTSPEPLPGVVVRDDRGRVQRIVELVDATPEERAIQEGNTGVYLMDVDLLRDGLAALDTDNTQGELYLTGVVAYAVAKGRRVEAIRLEDASECLGVNTRGELAEAAYALRSRKIDELLDAGVTIVDPEQTYVDVDVVVGRDTVIEPGCVIQGDTRIGEGVHVKPHCTIESSVLDDDVVIGPCAHLRPGTHLMKGVRIGNFVEVKNSVLGPGVKADHLSYVGDAEVGAGSSFGCGAITVNYDWDAKHRTVVGAGTRIGCNANLIAPVTLGDGAAVAAGSTVTLDVPDGALAVARTKQRNIEGWMARRARGARTDGAGTAPAATGSKAGAGRARSAAGAKRAAATKKESAGTKAAGRTTRSRKSSAKKSSAKKKSAKGRATPKRATKAAAKERPRAGKTAGKKVGARGAKARR, from the coding sequence ATGTCGCCGTCGCCGCACCCGCTCGCCGTCGTCGTCCTCGCTGCCGGAAAGGGCACGCGCATGAAGTCGCGCCGGGCCAAGGTGCTGCACGAGCTGTGCGGGCGGCCGATGCTCGGCCACGTGCTCGAGACCGCGTCGCGCGTGGGCGGCGACCGGTTGATCGTCGTGGTCGGGCGCGATGCCGACGAGGTCCGCCGCACCTTCGAGGGCCGCGCCGAGTTCGTGCTGCAGGCCGAGCAGAAGGGCACGGGGCACGCCGTCATGCAGGCGCTGCCCGCGCTCGAGGGGCATCGCGGCGACGTGCTCGTGCTCTACGCCGACACGCCGCTCCTGCGCGAGGAGTCGCTGCGCGCGATGCGCGAGCTGCGCGCGAGCGCGAACGCCGACCTCGTGATGCTGACGTCGCCCGAGCCGCTGCCGGGCGTTGTCGTGCGCGACGACCGAGGCCGCGTCCAGCGCATCGTCGAGCTCGTCGACGCGACGCCCGAGGAGCGCGCCATCCAGGAAGGCAACACGGGCGTGTACCTGATGGACGTCGATCTGCTGCGCGACGGCCTCGCCGCGCTCGACACCGACAACACGCAGGGCGAGCTCTACCTGACGGGCGTCGTCGCCTACGCGGTCGCGAAGGGCCGGCGCGTCGAGGCCATCCGGCTCGAGGACGCGAGCGAGTGCCTCGGCGTGAACACGCGCGGCGAGCTCGCCGAGGCCGCCTACGCCCTGCGCAGCCGGAAGATCGACGAGCTGCTCGACGCGGGCGTCACCATCGTCGACCCCGAGCAGACCTACGTCGACGTCGACGTCGTCGTCGGGCGCGACACGGTGATCGAGCCCGGCTGCGTCATCCAGGGCGACACGCGCATCGGCGAGGGCGTGCACGTGAAGCCGCACTGCACGATCGAGTCGAGCGTCCTCGACGACGACGTGGTGATCGGGCCGTGCGCGCACCTGCGCCCCGGCACCCATCTCATGAAGGGCGTGCGCATCGGCAACTTCGTCGAGGTGAAGAACAGCGTGCTCGGGCCCGGCGTGAAGGCCGACCATCTCTCCTACGTGGGCGACGCCGAGGTGGGTGCGGGCTCGAGCTTCGGCTGCGGCGCCATCACCGTGAACTACGACTGGGACGCCAAGCACCGCACCGTCGTCGGCGCGGGGACGCGCATCGGCTGCAACGCGAACCTGATCGCGCCGGTGACGCTCGGCGACGGCGCCGCCGTGGCCGCGGGCTCGACGGTGACGCTCGACGTGCCGGACGGCGCGCTCGCCGTCGCGCGCACGAAGCAGCGCAACATCGAGGGCTGGATGGCGCGCCGCGCGCGCGGCGCGCGGACCGACGGTGCGGGAACCGCGCCGGCGGCGACGGGCTCGAAGGCCGGAGCGGGTCGGGCGAGGTCCGCGGCCGGGGCGAAGCGGGCCGCGGCGACGAAGAAGGAGTCCGCCGGGACGAAGGCCGCCGGCAGGACGACCCGCTCGCGGAAGTCGAGCGCGAAGAAGTCGAGCGCGAAGAAGAAGAGCGCGAAGGGGCGCGCGACGCCGAAGCGCGCGACGAAGGCGGCGGCGAAGGAACGGCCGCGCGCCGGGAAGACGGCCGGGAAGAAGGTCGGGGCGCGCGGCGCGAAGGCGCGTCGCTAG
- a CDS encoding VOC family protein has product MSAIEITGIDHVVVRVRDLDASLRFYRDALGCPVERRIDALGLVQLRAGASLIDLVPVDSPLGAAGGGAPDDAARNVDHFAVAIASFDEAALRAHLAAHGIAPGDVGERYGAGGSGPSMYVRDPDGNTVELKGPATSAPADAR; this is encoded by the coding sequence ATGAGCGCCATCGAGATCACCGGAATCGATCACGTCGTCGTGCGCGTCCGCGACCTCGACGCGTCGCTGCGCTTCTACCGCGACGCGCTCGGCTGCCCGGTCGAGCGCCGCATCGACGCGCTCGGGCTCGTGCAGCTGCGCGCGGGCGCGAGCCTGATCGACCTCGTGCCCGTCGACTCGCCGCTCGGCGCCGCGGGCGGCGGCGCCCCCGACGACGCCGCGCGCAACGTCGACCACTTCGCCGTCGCGATCGCGTCGTTCGACGAGGCCGCGCTGCGCGCGCACCTCGCGGCGCACGGCATCGCGCCGGGCGACGTCGGCGAGCGCTACGGCGCGGGAGGGTCGGGGCCGTCGATGTACGTCCGCGACCCGGACGGCAACACGGTCGAGCTCAAGGGGCCGGCGACGAGCGCGCCGGCGGACGCTCGCTAG